Within the Desulfatibacillum aliphaticivorans DSM 15576 genome, the region GATGGTCGGGCGTCTCTCCGATGGTGTGGTACAGCTTGAATTCCTTGCCGCCCAGTTCAAAGGAGTATTCCTGATCAAAGGTGATGGTGGGCCAAACAATGTCTTTTTCGCCGGCGGTGTGGGACAGGCGCACCTTGGATTGCATGGGCGGCTTCCGGGCGTACTCCGAATCCATATCGCCGGACTGGATTTTCCGGCAGCGCCTTTGAAAGGGCGCCAGCCAGCCGAAATCCTTTTTCATGAACTCCACGCAATCCTCCGTGGCGATCACCTGGGTGTCGGGCCCCATAAAAACCGGAGCGCCCACGATGTGATCCACGTGGCCGTGGGTGTAGATGATGTACTTGACGGGCTTGTCTGTGATTTTCCGGAATTCGGCCAGGATTTCCTGGGCTGCGTCCAGGCTTTCCGTGGTGTCGATGATGACCAGGCCTTCGTCCGTGATAACCATCTGGACGCCTCCCAGGGCGTAACCCCGGGCGTAATAGATGTCATCCGTGACTTTGACGATGGTCGGCGTAAAGGCTTCTTTCAACTCCTTGATCTGGGCCAGGGATTCCACCATGACCTTGGGCGGCGGCGGAGGCGTGTATTCCACCGTGGATTCGCCGGGCGCCTCAGGCGCCCGCACAACCAGGCTGGAGCCTCCGAAGGATACGTAATGGCTTCCTAAAGCCACAATCAGCACAACAATGATGATGAATTGAAAAAAGGCCAGGACTTTGTATAGCATGTTACCCTCCCGATAAATATGGTGCATGTAACACGCCCTCGGTCAGGAGTTTCGCTGGATCTCCTTTCCAAACGGCATGGCAAGCAAGGCGAGATACTGGAGTTTGTCTTCCTCCCGAAATTTTGCCAGCCCAATGGTCATGCCCTGGTGGCCTTTTAAAGGGGCGGCCCGGTACGTGCCCATCAACCGGTCCCACCACGGCAGGCAGAATCCGAAATTGGAATTGAACTCCTTAATTATCACCGAATGATGCACCCGGTGCATATCCGGCGTAACCAGAAACAGCCGCAGGACTTTGTCCAGCCCCGCAGGCATGCGAACATTGGAATGGTTGAACATGGCTGAAGCGTTTAAAATCACTTCAAAGGCCAGCACGGCCAGGACAGGCGCTCCGATCAGGAAAATCACCCCGATTTTGATTCCCATGGAGAGCAGAATTTCCACAGGATGAAACCGGGCGCCCGTGGTCAGGTCGATATCCAGGTCCGCATGATGCATCATATGCAGCCGCCAGAACAAAGGCAGATGATGAAAAACCATGTGCTGCATATAAATGGCGAAATCAAGGACCAGGAAGGCCCCCAAGACCTTCAACCAATAAGGCGCCTCGATGAGAGCAAGAACGCCCCATCCCTTTTCCTGCGCCAGGATCGCGAATCCCGTGGCGCCTGCGGAAAAGAGATACCGTACGGCCAAAGTTCCCGTGGCCGTTATACCCAGGTTGGCCGCCCATCTTTTGGGTTTGGATGCGTTCAAACTTCTTTTTGGCGCCAGAACCTCCCACAAGGCCATCAGGAGGAAAACCCCAAAAAACGATCCAAGCCGGACAAGCATTTCATGTTGCAGGATCAGATTGCTCATGGGCTAAATTCCTTTTTGATTTCAGCGCCAGGCTGATTTGTATATAACATTTGAATAAAAATAATACAAATATTTCTTGAAAAAAATCTCATCGGCAGTTAAAGGGAAAGAATCAAGCCCATGGACGAAAGCGTTATCGCCAGTATTACTGGTATGAAAGGCGGATTCGCGGGCGTCCTGGCGGCCACGATATAGGTTCCGTATAAAGCCGGAACAGCCATGAAGTTATATATGACAAATATGGCCGGAGCCGCCCACGGCAGACCCTGGCGATAGGGTATGGCCAATAAAATGATCACGGCGGAGCTGGAGCAGAAGAATCCGCCGGCCACAATACGGAGGGCGGAAAGGATCATTCCCTGAAACTGAGGGGAAAGCTCTTCCCAATCCAGACCGGACGCCTGCTGGTGATAGGATAGAAATTTCGGCGTAAAAAAATAAACGCAGGCGGCGGCCAGGAAGCCCGCCGCGCAGATGGAAAAACATATGACGGCGACGGTGCGGTGAAGCCGCTCCGGCGCCCACAGTAAAACCACGGCCAGGATCAAGGCTCCGGCTGCAACGGTTATTATGGATTGTTTGAGCATGTTCTTCCCCTGGTTCATGGCTGCTCCTGGCTTTGAGGCGATTGTCTGCATTTGATTCCTATGGTATATACCGTTTTTACAGCAATTACGCAAACACAACAGCCACTGCGGACGCCGCCGGCGCGCATAACCCGTCGCGGCGGAGGGCGGGAGTAAAAAGGAACGAATGCAGG harbors:
- a CDS encoding alkyl/aryl-sulfatase gives rise to the protein MLYKVLAFFQFIIIVVLIVALGSHYVSFGGSSLVVRAPEAPGESTVEYTPPPPPKVMVESLAQIKELKEAFTPTIVKVTDDIYYARGYALGGVQMVITDEGLVIIDTTESLDAAQEILAEFRKITDKPVKYIIYTHGHVDHIVGAPVFMGPDTQVIATEDCVEFMKKDFGWLAPFQRRCRKIQSGDMDSEYARKPPMQSKVRLSHTAGEKDIVWPTITFDQEYSFELGGKEFKLYHTIGETPDHLMVWMPQEKALFPGDLYYASFPNLHTPMLEPRPVRGWYESLDRMARMDAEYLIPGHSFEIIGAREIKETLEAHSAGIKSVFDQTIECINQGLSVEEAVAKVKLPPNLAAREHLQEVYGRVDWSVRGIYQGETGWYDGHGSGLNPLPSSYANREVVKLAGGADKLLVRAIELQKANEHQLACELCDVVIKANPKDKTARAIKADSLDYLGYQSGNLNMFGFYRSAAAMERKAAGIKIE
- a CDS encoding sterol desaturase family protein → MSNLILQHEMLVRLGSFFGVFLLMALWEVLAPKRSLNASKPKRWAANLGITATGTLAVRYLFSAGATGFAILAQEKGWGVLALIEAPYWLKVLGAFLVLDFAIYMQHMVFHHLPLFWRLHMMHHADLDIDLTTGARFHPVEILLSMGIKIGVIFLIGAPVLAVLAFEVILNASAMFNHSNVRMPAGLDKVLRLFLVTPDMHRVHHSVIIKEFNSNFGFCLPWWDRLMGTYRAAPLKGHQGMTIGLAKFREEDKLQYLALLAMPFGKEIQRNS